A stretch of the Engraulis encrasicolus isolate BLACKSEA-1 chromosome 19, IST_EnEncr_1.0, whole genome shotgun sequence genome encodes the following:
- the gnmt gene encoding glycine N-methyltransferase, with protein sequence MSVDSVFRTRSLGVAAVGLPDQYADGKAAKVWQLYIGDTRKRTEEYKTWIMGLLKRHNVHSILDVACGTGVDSIMLVEEGFKMVSVDASDKMLKYALKERWDRRKEPAFDQWVIEEANWLTLKDDVQKPGSGFDAVICLGNSFAHLPDFKGDQSDQKLALHNIASMVKPGGILIIDHRNYDYILKTGNAPQGKNIYYQSDLKQDIATSVLWVNNKPHMITLDYTLELLEEGHTEVQTSKFRLSYYPHRVENFKELLKDAFAGKCEQECYGDFKAYTPGQAHTPCYFIHVLKRTA encoded by the exons ATGTCAGTTGACAGTGTATTTCGCACGCGTTCCCTTGGGGTTGCAGCCGTAGGTCTGCCAGATCAGTATGCTGACGGAAAGGCTGCGAAAGTGTGGCAGCTCTACATCGGCGACACGAGAAAGAGAACCGAAGAATACAAAACATGGATCATGGGTCTACTGAAAAGGCACAACGTCCATTCAATCTTGGACGTTGCCTGTGGCACAGG AGTGGACTCGATCATGCTGGTTGAGGAGGGATTCAAAATGGTGAGCGTGGACGCCAGTGACAAAATGCTCAAGTATGCCCTGAAGGAGAGGTGGGACAGGAGAAAAGAGCCAGCCTTTGACCAGTGGG TTATCGAGGAGGCGAACTGGCTGACTCTGAAGGATGATGTGCAGAAGCCTGGTAGTGGATTTGACGCTGTCATCTGCTTAGGAAACTCTTTCGCTCACTTGCCAGACTTCAAAG gggACCAAAGTGACCAAAAGCTAGCACTTCACAACATTGCCAGTATGGTGAAGCCTGGAGGCATCCTGATCATCGACCATCGTAACTACGACTACATTCTAAAAACCGGCAACGCACCTCAGGGAAAGAACATTTACTACCAG AGTGACCTCAAGCAGGACATTGCCACATCGGTGCTGTGGGTGAACAACAAGCCTCACATGATCACTCTGGACTACACCCTGGAGCTGCTGGAGGAGGGACATACAGAGGTCCAGACAAG TAAATTCCGCCTGTCCTACTACCCCCATCGTGTGGAGAACTTCAAGGAGCTGCTTAAGGATGCCTTCGCCGGAAAATGTGAGCAGGAGTGCTACGGAGACTTTAAAGCCTACACACCTGGCCAGGCCCACACGCCGTGCTATTTTATTCACGTGCTCAAGAGAACAGCCTAG